From Aquabacter sp. L1I39, the proteins below share one genomic window:
- a CDS encoding response regulator transcription factor translates to MPTIALVDDDRNILTSVSIALEAEGYRIDTYTDGVSALDGFKTNPPDLAIFDIKMPRMDGMELLRRVRQKTDMPVIFLTSKDEEIDELFGLKMGADDFIKKPFSQRLLVERVKAILRRIGAKDGTAPRETDSAKVLERGQLRMDPERHTCAWKGEPVTLTVTEFLILQALAQRPGVVKSRNALMDAAYDDQVYVDDRTIDSHIKRLRKKFKSVDDNFDMIETLYGVGYRFKEM, encoded by the coding sequence ATGCCCACGATCGCCCTGGTCGACGACGACCGCAATATTCTGACCTCGGTCTCCATTGCGTTGGAGGCGGAAGGCTATCGGATCGACACCTATACGGACGGCGTGTCGGCGCTGGACGGGTTCAAGACCAATCCGCCGGACCTTGCCATTTTCGACATCAAGATGCCCCGCATGGACGGCATGGAGCTTCTGCGCCGGGTGCGCCAGAAGACCGACATGCCGGTGATCTTCCTCACCTCAAAGGATGAGGAGATCGACGAATTGTTCGGCCTCAAGATGGGCGCCGACGACTTCATCAAGAAGCCCTTCTCCCAGCGCCTCCTGGTGGAGCGGGTGAAGGCCATCCTGCGTCGCATCGGCGCCAAGGACGGCACGGCGCCGCGCGAGACCGACAGCGCCAAGGTGCTGGAGCGCGGCCAGCTGCGCATGGACCCGGAGCGCCACACCTGCGCCTGGAAGGGCGAGCCGGTCACCCTCACCGTCACCGAGTTCCTGATCCTCCAGGCGCTCGCCCAGCGCCCCGGCGTGGTCAAGAGCCGCAATGCCCTGATGGATGCGGCCTATGACGATCAGGTCTATGTGGACGACCGCACCATCGACAGCCACATCAAGCGCCTGCGCAAGAAGTTCAAGTCGGTGGACGACAATTTCGACATGATCGAGACCCTGTACGGGGTCGGCTATCGCTTTAAGGAAATGTGA
- a CDS encoding HugZ family pyridoxamine 5'-phosphate oxidase: MSEPRESAAARARQVVAEAGFAALATLEPEGAPYASLVAVAPDLEGRPLLLLSTLARHTRNLTADSRVSLLFAGPRGEDPLNAPRVSLLGEIAVVAAEEAKATYLARHPLASGYADFTDFSFYRMDVREAHLVGGFGRIVTLPGADVGVDWTGAEALKGAVDGIVSHMNEDHLDAIQGYAHRLLKETGTDWRMLSIDPEGTTLIREDRTRRLDFPGRITSAGEARKMLVALVRGGD, encoded by the coding sequence ATGTCGGAGCCTCGGGAAAGTGCCGCCGCGCGGGCGCGGCAGGTGGTGGCGGAGGCCGGGTTCGCGGCGCTCGCGACCCTGGAGCCGGAGGGCGCGCCCTATGCCTCCCTGGTGGCGGTGGCGCCCGATCTGGAAGGCCGGCCGCTGCTGCTGCTCTCGACCCTTGCCCGCCACACCCGCAACCTGACGGCCGATTCCCGCGTCTCGCTCCTGTTCGCCGGCCCGCGCGGGGAAGACCCGCTGAATGCCCCGCGCGTCAGCCTTCTGGGCGAGATCGCGGTCGTCGCTGCGGAGGAGGCCAAGGCCACCTATCTCGCCCGCCATCCCCTCGCGTCGGGCTATGCGGACTTCACCGATTTCTCCTTCTACCGCATGGACGTGCGGGAGGCCCATCTGGTGGGGGGCTTCGGGCGCATCGTCACCTTGCCGGGCGCGGACGTGGGCGTGGACTGGACCGGTGCCGAGGCGCTGAAGGGGGCCGTGGACGGTATCGTCTCCCACATGAACGAGGATCACCTGGACGCCATCCAGGGCTATGCCCACCGCCTCCTGAAGGAGACCGGCACGGACTGGCGCATGCTGTCCATCGATCCCGAGGGCACCACCCTGATTCGCGAGGACCGCACACGCCGCCTCGACTTCCCCGGCCGCATCACCAGTGCCGGCGAGGCGCGCAAGATGCTGGTTGCGTTGGTGCGGGGTGGCGATTGA
- a CDS encoding xanthine dehydrogenase family protein molybdopterin-binding subunit: protein MIPNALPLSLQDNPRLDQWVAFPAPGRVSVRTGKVELGQGVLTALLQIAAEELDVAPERIDLTSGDTASTPNEGFTAGSLSIQVGGAALRLVTAELRALMLEQAARQLQCDVSRLAVADGAILKEGVPSGLDYWRLAPALDLSQAATGAAPVKAPGQLRLVGQDLPRTDLPAKLGGAPFIQDLAPPDLLHARVLHRPRRGARLEAVDEAGAARLGAVTFHRSGDVVAVIGEDEAEVQAAFTRLRDRARWSGGVELKETDAEAVTLLDRPTAPPRVVERGAPSGAPVVRRLEATYSKPYIAHGSIAPSCGLAKFEEGRLTVWTHAQGVFALRGSIARALGLDPALVHVIHHQGAGCYGHNGADDAAFDAAFVALARPGRTVRVLWTREDELGVAPFGAAMVVKLAAGLDASGRPVDWNIDVFSPSHGGRPGMNGAVNLLTPLSLATPPDDPAPMDLPDAAGGGASRNAFLLYDLPHQKMVHHFITDAPVRTSSMRGLGAFANVFALESFLDEAAEAAGLDPVAYRLSLMSDPRARAVIEEAARMCHWDMSPPDGIARGFAFSRYKNSAAYLALAVELSVEEEVRVSRVWCAVDGGLIVNPDGARNQIEGGVIQALSWTLKEQVRFSEGAVSSSTWETYPILRFSEVPRIETQLIGDPAHPPLGIGEVSQGPTAAAVANGVAAALGARLRHLPLTRERIMAALLEA from the coding sequence ATGATCCCCAATGCCTTGCCCTTGAGCCTCCAGGACAATCCCCGCCTCGACCAGTGGGTGGCCTTTCCCGCGCCTGGCCGGGTGAGCGTGCGCACCGGCAAGGTGGAACTGGGGCAGGGGGTGCTGACCGCGCTGCTCCAGATCGCCGCCGAGGAACTGGATGTGGCTCCCGAGCGCATCGACCTGACCTCCGGCGACACCGCGTCCACGCCCAATGAAGGCTTCACCGCCGGCAGCCTCTCCATCCAGGTGGGCGGGGCGGCGCTGCGCCTCGTCACGGCCGAACTGCGCGCCCTGATGCTGGAGCAAGCGGCGCGGCAGCTTCAATGCGACGTGTCGCGCCTCGCCGTTGCGGATGGCGCCATCCTTAAGGAGGGGGTCCCATCCGGGCTAGATTATTGGCGCCTCGCCCCGGCGCTGGACCTGTCCCAGGCTGCCACCGGCGCCGCGCCGGTGAAGGCGCCGGGACAGCTCCGCCTTGTGGGCCAGGACCTGCCGCGCACCGATTTGCCCGCAAAGCTCGGCGGCGCGCCCTTCATCCAGGATCTGGCGCCGCCGGACCTTCTCCACGCCCGTGTCCTCCATCGTCCCCGACGGGGCGCGCGCTTGGAGGCGGTGGACGAGGCCGGCGCAGCGCGCCTTGGCGCCGTGACCTTCCACCGCTCGGGCGATGTGGTCGCGGTGATCGGGGAGGATGAAGCGGAAGTCCAGGCGGCCTTCACCCGCCTCAGGGACCGCGCCCGCTGGTCCGGCGGGGTGGAGCTGAAGGAAACCGACGCGGAAGCCGTCACCCTGCTGGATCGGCCCACCGCCCCGCCCCGGGTGGTGGAGCGCGGCGCTCCCTCCGGCGCGCCCGTCGTGCGGCGGCTGGAGGCGACCTATTCCAAGCCTTATATCGCCCACGGCTCCATCGCCCCCTCCTGCGGACTTGCGAAATTCGAGGAGGGCCGGCTGACGGTTTGGACCCATGCCCAGGGCGTCTTTGCCTTGCGCGGGTCCATCGCCCGGGCGCTCGGGCTCGATCCGGCGCTGGTCCATGTGATCCACCACCAGGGCGCCGGCTGCTACGGCCATAACGGGGCCGATGATGCCGCCTTCGATGCCGCCTTCGTGGCGCTGGCGCGGCCGGGGCGCACGGTGCGGGTGCTGTGGACGCGGGAGGACGAGCTGGGCGTCGCGCCCTTCGGGGCCGCCATGGTGGTGAAGCTCGCCGCCGGCCTTGATGCGTCCGGCCGGCCGGTGGACTGGAATATCGACGTCTTCAGCCCCAGCCATGGCGGGCGGCCCGGCATGAACGGCGCCGTCAACCTTCTGACCCCCTTGTCCCTGGCGACGCCGCCCGACGATCCCGCCCCCATGGACCTGCCGGATGCGGCCGGGGGAGGCGCCTCGCGCAACGCCTTCCTGCTCTATGACCTGCCGCACCAGAAGATGGTGCACCATTTCATCACCGACGCGCCGGTGCGCACCTCCTCCATGCGCGGTCTGGGGGCCTTCGCCAATGTGTTCGCGCTGGAATCCTTCCTGGACGAGGCGGCGGAGGCGGCCGGCCTGGACCCGGTGGCCTATCGCCTCTCCCTCATGTCCGACCCGCGCGCTCGCGCGGTGATCGAAGAAGCCGCCCGCATGTGCCATTGGGACATGTCGCCCCCCGATGGCATCGCGCGGGGCTTCGCCTTCAGCCGCTACAAGAATTCCGCCGCCTATCTGGCCCTGGCGGTGGAGCTTTCGGTGGAAGAGGAGGTCCGCGTCTCGCGCGTGTGGTGCGCGGTGGATGGTGGGCTCATCGTCAATCCCGACGGCGCCCGCAACCAGATCGAGGGCGGCGTCATCCAGGCCTTGTCCTGGACGCTGAAGGAGCAGGTGCGCTTTTCCGAGGGGGCTGTCTCTTCCAGCACCTGGGAGACCTATCCCATCCTGCGCTTCTCCGAGGTGCCGCGCATCGAGACCCAGCTCATCGGCGATCCCGCCCATCCCCCGCTGGGGATCGGCGAGGTGTCGCAGGGGCCCACCGCCGCCGCGGTGGCCAATGGGGTGGCCGCCGCGCTCGGCGCGCGCCTGCGCCATCTGCCACTGACGCGCGAGCGCATCATGGCCGCGCTTCTGGAGGCGTGA
- a CDS encoding (2Fe-2S)-binding protein, producing MDEIALRVNGEDRTARADAGAPLIHVLRNLLDLKATRYGCGQEQCGACMVLLDGKPTFSCTFPAAEAVGREVETAEALVSHPLREAFLELQAGQCGYCLSGILMSAKGLLDRTADPAREEIVAALDPHLCRCGAHERIIGAVALAAARLRGAAA from the coding sequence GTGGATGAGATCGCGCTGCGCGTGAACGGCGAGGACCGAACCGCGCGGGCGGATGCGGGCGCGCCGCTGATCCATGTGCTGCGCAATCTCCTGGACCTGAAGGCGACGCGCTATGGCTGCGGGCAGGAGCAGTGTGGCGCCTGCATGGTGCTGTTGGACGGCAAGCCCACCTTTTCCTGCACCTTCCCCGCCGCCGAGGCCGTGGGACGGGAGGTGGAGACCGCCGAGGCGCTTGTCTCCCATCCCCTGCGCGAGGCTTTCCTGGAGCTTCAGGCCGGCCAGTGCGGCTATTGCCTCTCGGGCATCCTCATGTCCGCCAAGGGTCTGTTGGACCGCACCGCCGATCCGGCGCGCGAGGAGATCGTCGCCGCGCTTGATCCCCATCTGTGCCGCTGCGGCGCGCACGAGCGCATCATCGGCGCGGTGGCGCTGGCGGCCGCGCGTCTGCGGGGAGCGGCGGCATGA